In the genome of Flexistipes sinusarabici DSM 4947, one region contains:
- a CDS encoding lipocalin family protein translates to MLDDNRELMIYRIRNRKGKANKSSYAVLIDKNGKKQKLDFSKISLDITEYFKSEITGSEYPVGWHIRIPEKNIDIKIKPYVKNQEFIANYSTFNYYWEGACSVTGTDKGKAYIELTGY, encoded by the coding sequence ATGCTTGATGACAATCGTGAATTAATGATTTACCGTATCAGGAACAGAAAAGGAAAAGCAAATAAAAGCTCATACGCTGTACTTATAGACAAAAACGGCAAAAAGCAAAAGCTTGATTTCAGTAAAATTTCTCTCGACATAACAGAATATTTCAAATCTGAAATCACAGGCTCCGAATATCCCGTCGGCTGGCATATCAGGATTCCCGAAAAAAATATTGATATAAAAATAAAGCCTTATGTGAAAAACCAGGAATTTATAGCAAACTATTCAACTTTTAACTATTACTGGGAAGGTGCCTGCAGTGTAACAGGAACAGACAAAGGAAAAGCTTATATCGAATTGACAGGGTATTAG
- a CDS encoding ABC transporter ATP-binding protein: MIKLENVSKKYGNNVVLDNLNINFNSGEFISIMGPSGSGKSTILNIIGAMDKPDSGKVIINNEEINRFNEEELTLFRKKHVGFIFQFFNLFNNLTVFENVQIPLLISGLKEQDSIEEILTSLNICDKL; this comes from the coding sequence ATGATAAAACTGGAAAATGTTTCAAAAAAGTACGGGAACAACGTTGTACTGGATAATTTAAATATTAACTTCAACAGCGGTGAGTTTATATCCATAATGGGGCCTTCAGGCTCAGGCAAATCAACAATTTTGAATATCATCGGTGCAATGGATAAGCCGGACTCAGGAAAGGTCATCATAAACAATGAAGAAATAAACCGCTTTAATGAAGAAGAACTGACACTTTTCCGGAAAAAACATGTCGGTTTTATTTTCCAGTTTTTTAATCTGTTTAACAACCTTACAGTTTTTGAAAATGTCCAGATACCGCTTCTAATTTCAGGATTAAAAGAGCAGGACAGTATAGAAGAAATCCTTACCTCACTCAATATCTGTGATAAACTTTAA
- a CDS encoding IS5 family transposase, with product MYYLLKTKGVVMEKYIEPTVLDSMLDFKANDSTYLDKINSLIDWKKVKSILDKKYRWTKNTSGSRAYSPLLLFKILLVQSWEKLSDPQAEFALKDRLSVIRFVGVSVSGEVPDHSTISRFRSRLLELEIFDELFSEINRQLSELNLIVKSRKEAIIDATLVESSCRPRKVVNDIAEDRHEGDDDNDSSCGGSGGNNGSNISYSKDTDASWLKKGNRAYYGYKQFFCVNSDGYILGEMVKSARESEVRNLAPLLQKLNLPKGTAIYADKGYSSESNRKDISGTYADMIMYKAARNKPLTGFQKFHNKAVSKVRYVVEQAIGLIKLHFGYTRSRFIGIDKVRLELSIHCMAYNLRKGALRMI from the coding sequence ATGTATTATTTATTAAAGACAAAAGGAGTTGTTATGGAAAAGTACATAGAACCCACAGTATTAGATTCAATGTTAGACTTTAAAGCTAATGATTCGACTTATCTTGATAAGATAAATTCACTTATAGACTGGAAGAAAGTAAAATCAATCCTTGATAAGAAATACAGATGGACTAAGAACACATCTGGCAGCAGAGCTTATTCACCGTTACTTTTGTTTAAAATACTTTTAGTACAGTCGTGGGAAAAGCTGAGTGACCCTCAGGCTGAATTTGCCTTAAAGGATCGGTTGTCAGTAATAAGATTTGTAGGAGTAAGTGTATCCGGAGAAGTTCCGGATCACAGTACCATCAGCAGGTTTCGGAGCAGATTACTTGAATTGGAGATATTTGACGAGTTATTTTCAGAGATAAACAGGCAGTTATCGGAATTAAATTTAATAGTGAAAAGCAGGAAGGAAGCGATAATAGATGCGACATTGGTAGAGTCCTCGTGCCGTCCCCGTAAAGTAGTAAATGATATTGCAGAAGATCGGCATGAAGGAGATGATGACAATGATAGTTCCTGTGGTGGTTCCGGAGGGAATAATGGAAGCAACATAAGTTATTCGAAGGACACTGATGCGAGTTGGTTAAAGAAGGGTAATAGAGCGTATTATGGCTACAAACAATTTTTCTGTGTAAATTCGGACGGTTATATATTGGGAGAAATGGTAAAGAGTGCCAGAGAGAGTGAGGTGCGGAATTTGGCACCTTTATTACAAAAGCTTAATTTGCCTAAGGGAACGGCAATATATGCAGATAAAGGCTACAGCAGTGAATCTAACCGCAAAGACATATCAGGAACCTATGCAGATATGATAATGTATAAGGCAGCGCGGAATAAGCCACTTACAGGATTTCAGAAATTTCATAACAAGGCAGTAAGCAAGGTTCGTTATGTCGTTGAGCAGGCAATTGGATTGATTAAGCTTCATTTTGGTTATACTCGTAGCCGATTTATAGGTATTGATAAGGTTAGGCTGGAATTGTCTATACATTGTATGGCATATAATCTGAGAAAGGGTGCTTTAAGAATGATTTGA
- a CDS encoding ABC transporter permease translates to MNTLKLIAVITLRNLKEEKLFSIISILGVALGVGLFISILGTTQTAINSFTEDIKKLNPDTNYQIEPKFGKYFDESVYKLLIRNDYKPIPVIKTNGLHEKTDTSINLFGIDTFSAFKQSQIRISPEKINIRIFLNSTNGAILTKDVAQRIGVKKGNNFSLVIGNKKENYTAAGILSAKRIPTGIYQDIGNFQEKLSIFGKLSRIDLESNNADKLNNILPQSVRLVSKAGVIKNEKDILESFKFNLHFISFIAILVGFFMLYNTIFITVVKKRPQIGILRALGADKKQIIFLFIVQSIILGVIGSFLGLFLGQILSFYSSKMVEDTVTTIFKPVIIEEMFIFSSYALVAFIIGLAISLIAAVLPAIEASRVKPTETVREGTFELRYRKFYKKAFILGIILITVGICFSLADYYLKIFDQPFFSYAGVLLILAGFAAGSPYYLEKFLQKSQDLLKKIFRAPGTISSADVYSSLYRFSIALISVTVSTALIISMMVLINSFETSLKHWINKNLNADIFIKSSSCSSNFCFEPIDKNILSKIKNIDEIAALNPFMAMQGKFRGQDVIYGFGNEKVVKQYNDNMEDYKVTDSVAVSEYIKIKYGIEKDEKILIDTPAGRKKFRVREVFTSYSTTQGFIIFDKSFQKKYWNSSAFTQLSIFLKKNAETEKVIKKIREELGGKYTLDILNNKVLRQKVMGIFNNSFQITYAIQLTALIISLLGVANMLYAVALERKREISILKYLGADNKFLTKIYMISAGFIGFCGIIYGVILGFILSFIIIKVVNTISFGWSIGIHLNVISIFTTLVILLIFVIIAGILPLKTIKQTYPKKSVSYE, encoded by the coding sequence TTGAATACGTTAAAATTGATAGCGGTAATAACATTAAGAAACCTGAAAGAGGAAAAACTTTTCAGCATTATTTCAATTCTGGGCGTAGCCCTTGGCGTCGGCCTGTTTATATCCATACTGGGGACAACTCAAACTGCAATAAACAGTTTCACAGAGGATATCAAAAAACTTAACCCTGACACAAATTATCAAATAGAACCGAAATTCGGCAAATATTTTGACGAATCCGTTTACAAATTATTAATCAGAAACGATTACAAACCGATACCTGTAATTAAAACAAACGGGCTCCATGAAAAAACCGACACAAGTATCAATCTGTTCGGCATAGACACGTTTTCAGCGTTCAAACAATCACAAATCAGAATTTCACCTGAAAAAATCAATATACGTATATTTTTAAACAGTACCAACGGAGCAATACTGACAAAAGATGTTGCACAAAGAATTGGAGTAAAGAAAGGTAATAATTTCAGCCTGGTAATAGGTAATAAAAAGGAAAATTACACGGCTGCAGGCATATTGTCTGCAAAGAGAATACCCACAGGCATATATCAGGATATAGGCAACTTTCAGGAGAAACTGTCAATATTCGGCAAATTAAGCCGAATCGATTTGGAAAGCAATAATGCTGACAAGCTGAACAATATTCTCCCGCAATCTGTACGTTTGGTCAGCAAAGCAGGTGTCATCAAAAATGAAAAAGACATTCTGGAATCTTTTAAATTTAATCTGCATTTCATAAGTTTTATTGCAATCTTGGTGGGCTTTTTCATGCTGTACAACACAATTTTTATTACAGTTGTGAAAAAACGCCCACAGATCGGGATATTGAGAGCTTTAGGTGCGGATAAAAAACAAATTATTTTTCTCTTTATTGTCCAGTCAATAATTTTGGGTGTCATCGGCTCGTTTTTAGGGTTATTTCTTGGGCAGATTCTTTCCTTCTACTCTTCGAAAATGGTGGAAGACACCGTCACTACAATATTTAAACCCGTTATTATTGAAGAGATGTTTATTTTCAGCAGTTATGCGCTGGTGGCTTTTATCATCGGACTTGCAATCTCACTGATAGCTGCAGTTTTACCGGCTATTGAAGCTTCCAGAGTGAAACCCACAGAAACGGTAAGAGAGGGTACTTTTGAGCTGAGATACCGAAAATTTTACAAGAAAGCTTTCATATTGGGCATAATCTTAATAACTGTGGGAATCTGTTTTAGCCTGGCTGATTATTATCTTAAAATATTTGATCAGCCTTTCTTTTCTTATGCCGGTGTTTTGCTTATATTGGCCGGCTTTGCAGCGGGTTCACCGTATTATCTGGAGAAATTTCTGCAGAAAAGCCAAGACCTTTTAAAAAAAATATTCCGTGCTCCGGGGACGATTTCCTCGGCGGATGTATACAGCAGCCTATACAGATTTTCAATAGCCCTTATAAGCGTCACTGTTTCCACCGCTCTAATAATAAGCATGATGGTTTTAATAAACTCATTTGAAACATCACTTAAGCACTGGATAAATAAGAATCTTAACGCTGACATTTTCATAAAATCATCTTCATGTTCTTCTAACTTCTGTTTTGAGCCGATAGACAAAAATATCCTCTCAAAAATAAAAAATATTGATGAAATCGCAGCACTCAACCCTTTCATGGCGATGCAGGGCAAATTCAGGGGGCAGGATGTAATATACGGTTTTGGAAATGAAAAAGTTGTAAAACAGTACAATGACAATATGGAAGATTATAAAGTCACCGACAGTGTGGCTGTTTCAGAATACATCAAAATAAAATACGGAATAGAAAAAGATGAGAAAATCCTCATAGATACTCCGGCTGGTCGGAAAAAATTCAGGGTTCGTGAAGTTTTCACAAGCTACTCCACCACTCAGGGTTTTATCATTTTCGACAAATCTTTTCAAAAGAAATACTGGAACTCTTCAGCCTTCACTCAGCTCAGTATTTTTCTCAAAAAAAATGCCGAAACGGAAAAAGTAATCAAAAAAATCAGAGAGGAATTAGGAGGTAAATATACTCTGGACATTTTGAACAACAAAGTTCTGAGACAAAAAGTAATGGGAATTTTCAACAACAGCTTTCAGATAACATACGCTATTCAACTGACAGCACTGATAATTTCACTTCTTGGGGTGGCCAATATGCTATATGCTGTAGCCCTGGAAAGAAAAAGGGAGATCAGCATCCTGAAATACCTGGGTGCCGATAATAAATTTTTAACAAAAATTTACATGATTTCAGCAGGTTTCATCGGATTCTGCGGAATAATTTACGGAGTAATTTTAGGTTTTATCCTCAGCTTTATAATTATAAAGGTAGTTAACACAATTTCCTTCGGCTGGAGTATCGGCATCCATTTAAACGTTATCAGTATATTTACAACACTGGTGATCCTGTTAATTTTTGTAATAATTGCAGGCATTCTGCCTTTAAAAACAATAAAACAGACCTACCCCAAAAAATCAGTCAGCTACGAATGA
- a CDS encoding transketolase, translating to MTNRFTNHKITDKELSELDSLAKICRADILKMTTLAASGHPGGSMSSIDMLLLLYKFANISPDNCRSLDRDRIIVSHGHTSPAVYSALGRNGFFDIDEAVSQFRLAGSIFEGHIERSVPGVEWSTGNLGQGLSAGCGMAVSGRLTENNSHIYVIMGDGEQQKGQICEARRFAVKHKLSNITAFVDYNKLQISGSIEDVMPQNIKDEYIADGWMVFEVDGHNHKQLFDTIKKSKEVDRPVMILAKTVMGKGVSFMENIAGYHGKPLSEEQLEDALGELGIENNLEHYKKMRKEFRFNAKQHKIPKYEISVNTGQPKAYTVETKMDNRSAFGNALTDIIQHNSLKKSNTPIAVFDCDLAGSVKTDKIKKEYSEVFFESGIQEHHTATCSGAASVNGVVSFFADFGVFGIDETYNQQRLNDINGTNLKVVTTHVGMDVGEDGKTHQCIDYIGTLRNLFGFKIIIPADPNQTDKAVRYAAANYGNFIIGVGRSKTPVISDENNKPFFGEDYNFEYGKMDILRNGEYPLFTHGAMVPYALEVQKILKEKDVSLKVINVSCPVAVDSKELNSLIDTDVIFTYEDHNKYTGIGSLIADKLLESGEKCPGIVKFGADKYAYSGKPAEVFKLMEIDPESVAEKILKSIK from the coding sequence ATGACAAATAGATTCACGAATCATAAAATTACAGATAAAGAGCTTTCCGAGCTTGATTCACTGGCAAAAATATGCAGAGCAGACATACTTAAAATGACAACCCTTGCAGCCAGCGGACACCCCGGCGGTTCAATGTCCTCAATAGACATGCTGCTTTTGCTGTACAAATTTGCAAACATTAGTCCTGATAACTGCCGGTCACTGGATAGAGACAGAATAATTGTATCCCACGGTCACACATCTCCTGCCGTTTATTCTGCACTGGGCAGAAACGGCTTCTTTGATATTGATGAAGCTGTTTCACAGTTTCGTCTGGCAGGCAGTATTTTTGAGGGTCATATCGAAAGATCAGTCCCGGGAGTTGAATGGTCCACCGGCAATCTGGGGCAGGGATTATCCGCCGGGTGCGGGATGGCAGTATCAGGCAGATTAACAGAAAACAATTCCCATATTTATGTAATAATGGGAGACGGAGAACAACAAAAAGGACAAATTTGTGAGGCAAGAAGATTTGCAGTTAAGCATAAACTCAGCAATATTACAGCATTTGTCGATTACAACAAACTCCAGATCAGCGGCAGTATAGAAGATGTCATGCCCCAGAACATTAAAGATGAATACATAGCTGACGGATGGATGGTTTTTGAAGTTGACGGTCACAATCACAAACAGCTTTTCGATACTATAAAAAAGAGTAAAGAAGTGGACAGACCTGTAATGATACTTGCAAAAACAGTCATGGGCAAAGGCGTGAGTTTCATGGAAAATATTGCCGGCTACCACGGGAAACCCCTAAGTGAAGAACAGCTGGAAGACGCTTTGGGTGAGCTTGGTATTGAAAACAATCTTGAGCATTATAAAAAAATGCGCAAGGAATTTCGTTTCAATGCAAAACAACATAAGATTCCGAAATATGAAATATCTGTAAATACAGGTCAGCCAAAAGCTTATACCGTTGAAACAAAAATGGACAACAGGTCTGCTTTCGGTAATGCTTTAACAGACATCATCCAGCACAATTCATTAAAAAAATCCAACACGCCAATAGCGGTTTTCGACTGTGATTTGGCCGGTTCGGTAAAAACTGACAAAATAAAAAAAGAATACAGCGAAGTTTTCTTCGAATCAGGCATACAGGAGCATCACACTGCCACCTGCTCGGGAGCAGCTAGTGTTAACGGAGTTGTAAGCTTTTTTGCCGATTTCGGAGTGTTCGGGATTGATGAAACATATAATCAGCAGAGATTAAATGACATAAACGGAACCAATCTGAAAGTTGTCACAACCCATGTGGGAATGGATGTGGGGGAAGACGGCAAGACACATCAGTGTATTGACTATATAGGTACTCTAAGAAACCTTTTTGGTTTTAAAATAATAATACCTGCAGACCCCAACCAAACGGATAAAGCGGTAAGGTATGCCGCTGCAAATTACGGTAATTTTATTATAGGAGTCGGCAGATCCAAAACACCTGTTATTTCCGATGAAAACAACAAACCGTTTTTCGGTGAAGACTACAATTTTGAATACGGTAAAATGGACATTTTGAGAAACGGTGAATATCCTTTATTCACACACGGAGCCATGGTACCTTATGCCCTTGAAGTACAGAAGATTCTCAAAGAAAAAGATGTTTCACTTAAGGTGATAAATGTCAGCTGCCCGGTTGCTGTGGATTCAAAAGAGCTGAACTCTTTAATCGATACCGATGTAATCTTTACCTACGAAGATCATAATAAATATACAGGTATTGGAAGTTTGATCGCTGACAAACTGCTGGAAAGTGGTGAAAAATGTCCCGGAATAGTAAAATTCGGTGCGGATAAATATGCCTACTCAGGAAAACCTGCTGAAGTCTTTAAATTGATGGAAATAGACCCAGAATCTGTTGCCGAAAAAATTCTGAAAAGCATAAAATAA
- a CDS encoding ABC transporter ATP-binding protein, giving the protein MTNDKFFVIDNLKVNYGSIQAVKGISLDVKKGEIVTILGANGAGKTTTLRAISGLEKVKDGSIYFKGEDITKIPSHNVVKKGITHSPEGRRVFGTLTVEENLWLGTYTKKTFDKEMLNWVYELFPRLKERRKQLAGTLSGGEQQMLAIGRALMNSPEMLLLDEPSLGLAPLLVKAIFKVIKEISEEGVTVLLVEQNAKAALKLADRGYVLEVGHIALEGSSDELLTSEKVQEAYLGKKKEN; this is encoded by the coding sequence ATGACGAATGATAAATTTTTTGTTATAGATAACCTGAAAGTAAATTACGGAAGTATTCAGGCAGTTAAGGGGATCAGCCTTGATGTTAAAAAAGGTGAGATTGTGACGATACTTGGGGCTAACGGTGCAGGCAAAACAACTACCCTCCGGGCTATAAGCGGTCTGGAAAAGGTAAAAGATGGTTCAATCTATTTCAAGGGTGAGGATATCACAAAGATTCCTTCACATAATGTAGTCAAAAAAGGGATAACACATTCGCCTGAGGGCAGAAGAGTTTTCGGTACCTTAACTGTGGAGGAGAATCTTTGGCTCGGGACTTATACCAAAAAAACGTTTGATAAGGAAATGCTAAACTGGGTATATGAGCTTTTCCCCCGATTAAAAGAGCGCAGAAAACAGCTGGCAGGAACATTGTCGGGTGGTGAACAGCAGATGCTGGCTATAGGCAGAGCCTTGATGAATTCTCCTGAAATGCTCCTTCTGGATGAGCCAAGTCTTGGGCTGGCCCCATTGTTGGTCAAAGCGATTTTTAAAGTTATAAAAGAGATAAGTGAGGAAGGGGTTACTGTTCTTCTTGTTGAACAGAATGCCAAGGCTGCTTTAAAACTGGCTGACAGAGGCTATGTTCTGGAAGTTGGTCATATAGCACTTGAAGGCTCTTCTGATGAGCTTCTGACTTCTGAGAAAGTACAAGAAGCTTATCTTGGTAAAAAGAAAGAAAACTGA
- a CDS encoding ABC transporter ATP-binding protein, translating into MSLLKLSGVTKVFGGLTAVNRLDMEISEGQIFGVIGPNGAGKTTVFNCITGIYTPEDGEIMWDGENITGLQPHKIAMKGVVRTFQTIRLFSKMSVAENVMSGRHFRSRQKWWNAIFHTPKSYKDEIANWQHVKETLEYFDLIDYASHPSGSLPYGIQRKVEIARAMATEPRLLILDEPAAGLNDSETLALVELINGIRRQGVTILLIEHDMDLVMELTDYITVINFGEKIAEGTPTEIQKNPQVIEAYLGSDEDDE; encoded by the coding sequence ATGTCCCTTTTAAAATTATCAGGTGTAACAAAGGTTTTCGGCGGTCTGACCGCTGTTAACAGATTGGATATGGAAATCAGCGAAGGCCAGATATTCGGTGTGATTGGTCCTAACGGTGCCGGTAAAACCACCGTATTTAACTGTATTACCGGTATATATACTCCTGAAGACGGCGAAATAATGTGGGATGGAGAAAATATTACAGGTCTGCAACCTCACAAAATTGCTATGAAAGGTGTTGTGCGTACATTTCAGACAATCCGGCTTTTTTCAAAAATGAGTGTTGCAGAGAATGTAATGTCCGGAAGACATTTCAGAAGCAGGCAAAAGTGGTGGAATGCCATATTTCACACTCCGAAATCATATAAAGACGAAATTGCTAACTGGCAGCATGTAAAAGAAACACTGGAGTATTTTGATTTGATCGATTATGCGTCACATCCGAGTGGAAGTCTGCCATACGGTATTCAAAGAAAGGTTGAGATTGCCAGAGCTATGGCTACAGAGCCAAGGCTTTTAATCCTTGATGAGCCCGCAGCCGGTCTGAATGACAGTGAAACTCTCGCTTTGGTTGAGTTGATTAACGGTATCCGCAGACAGGGTGTAACAATTCTGCTCATCGAACATGATATGGACCTAGTTATGGAATTAACCGATTATATTACAGTTATTAATTTCGGAGAAAAAATTGCCGAAGGGACGCCTACTGAAATTCAGAAAAACCCCCAGGTTATTGAAGCTTATTTAGGGAGTGATGAAGATGACGAATGA
- a CDS encoding branched-chain amino acid ABC transporter permease, producing MKKSKNLLFILFFACLIIYPFMAEGRWLAVGITFLIFSIVALSEDIVLGRAGMFDMGHAIYFGMGAYICGILNYHYGLPIVATIPFAIIIPALFGICLSAPIVHLRGDYLLVTTLGLNMVFLQVLENDAFGLTGGPNGIFGIDSLSVFGFQLMSQTSIYYVAFLFFIITLLIIKNLEHGKAGRAFHYLSQDPIASQSIGINVRFYRILAFALGAGIAGAAGVLFAIQYGAISPEAFTFKESVLFFAIVLVGGPSSIPGILIGTFVMFVLPEVFREFETARYLVFGLAMILAMVLRPNGILPFKFGNFPKFVREK from the coding sequence ATGAAAAAATCAAAGAATCTGCTTTTCATATTATTTTTTGCTTGTCTTATTATATATCCCTTTATGGCAGAAGGGCGGTGGCTTGCTGTCGGCATTACTTTTTTAATATTTTCCATTGTTGCTTTGAGTGAAGATATCGTTTTGGGCCGGGCAGGAATGTTTGATATGGGTCATGCCATTTATTTCGGAATGGGTGCATATATCTGCGGTATATTAAATTATCACTACGGTCTGCCCATTGTTGCAACTATACCTTTTGCAATTATAATTCCCGCGTTATTCGGTATCTGTCTGTCTGCTCCCATTGTTCATTTGAGAGGCGATTACCTTTTGGTGACAACTTTGGGTTTGAATATGGTTTTTTTACAGGTTCTGGAAAATGATGCTTTTGGACTTACAGGAGGACCGAACGGTATCTTTGGAATAGATTCGCTGAGTGTTTTTGGTTTCCAGCTTATGTCACAGACCTCAATATATTATGTGGCTTTTCTCTTTTTCATAATAACGCTACTTATAATAAAAAATTTAGAGCATGGTAAAGCCGGAAGGGCTTTTCATTATCTCAGCCAGGATCCTATAGCTTCCCAGAGTATCGGTATCAATGTCCGGTTTTACCGTATTCTGGCTTTTGCACTGGGAGCCGGTATTGCCGGTGCCGCCGGGGTTCTCTTTGCAATACAGTACGGAGCAATAAGCCCGGAAGCTTTTACTTTCAAAGAATCTGTATTATTTTTTGCCATAGTGCTGGTGGGCGGTCCGTCCTCCATTCCCGGAATTCTTATAGGTACTTTTGTAATGTTTGTGCTACCGGAAGTTTTCAGAGAGTTTGAAACTGCACGTTATCTTGTTTTTGGTCTTGCCATGATATTAGCTATGGTTCTCAGACCGAACGGAATATTACCATTTAAATTCGGCAACTTTCCAAAATTCGTGAGGGAGAAATAA
- a CDS encoding branched-chain amino acid ABC transporter permease, with product MDIFFQQIINGLTIGSLYALIALGYTMVYGILKLINFAHGDLVALSAFVGMTVFAKILGGEASLFSVIALFLITMAVIAVAGVALDKSAYKPLRNAPRLSAVVSALGAGLVIQNGIMLTWGPNVNFFPGDLVPNIVWNIGGTVVTFIQMLILVLSLILMIALYLFINRTKMGTAIRASAIDKDASRLMGINVDRVISLVFIIGSALGAVGGIFIGMYYRGITFEMGWQYGLYAFVAAIMGGIGNIPGAMLGGILLGLFNALIAGYVSSTWTDAFTFLLLILIIIFRPTGILGERVAEKV from the coding sequence ATGGATATTTTTTTCCAGCAAATAATCAACGGCCTCACTATAGGCAGTTTGTATGCCCTGATTGCCCTGGGCTACACTATGGTTTATGGAATTCTGAAACTGATTAACTTTGCCCATGGCGACCTTGTTGCACTTTCAGCTTTTGTAGGTATGACTGTTTTTGCAAAAATATTGGGAGGCGAAGCCTCCCTCTTTTCTGTCATTGCTTTATTTCTGATTACTATGGCAGTGATTGCAGTGGCCGGTGTTGCACTTGATAAGTCGGCATATAAGCCCCTCAGGAATGCGCCCAGGCTAAGTGCAGTTGTCTCAGCACTTGGTGCCGGACTTGTTATTCAAAACGGAATTATGCTTACCTGGGGTCCTAATGTGAATTTTTTCCCCGGTGACCTGGTGCCGAATATTGTATGGAACATCGGAGGAACTGTTGTAACGTTTATCCAGATGCTTATTCTTGTACTTTCCCTTATTCTGATGATTGCTCTCTATCTTTTTATAAACAGAACAAAAATGGGGACTGCTATACGTGCATCTGCAATAGATAAAGACGCCTCAAGACTTATGGGGATAAATGTGGACAGAGTTATTTCTCTTGTATTTATAATCGGCTCAGCTCTCGGAGCGGTAGGCGGGATATTTATAGGAATGTATTATAGAGGAATAACCTTCGAGATGGGATGGCAGTATGGTTTGTACGCTTTTGTAGCTGCAATAATGGGAGGAATCGGTAATATACCCGGCGCTATGCTGGGTGGAATTCTGCTGGGGCTGTTTAATGCTCTTATTGCAGGCTATGTGTCCAGTACCTGGACAGATGCTTTTACCTTTCTTCTTCTCATTTTAATTATTATTTTCCGGCCCACTGGCATTTTGGGTGAACGGGTAGCGGAGAAGGTCTGA
- a CDS encoding branched-chain amino acid ABC transporter substrate-binding protein: MRKLFTTLAVLFAATFFVSSTYAEDVIKIGVQAPITGSYANEGQGIDKAVRLLVEQKNAEGGLLGKKIEVYTCDDEGTAQAAAICGRELVNKGVIAVIGSYTSTCAQAAQKIYYNAGVLQTSDGTADALTENSYWTFFRNSNPNSAEAVYTAEWMVNKKKYDRIAVITDYSTFAQGLGNAVVEEVKKLGGNIIYTGKIKANSQNYTPILTKIKSLNPDVIYFSGYYSDGGLLRAQQKQLGINADFIGGDANDNPDFVKLAGSAAEGAYIINVPTPELLPYDVAKKFLASYKEKYNEMPPSIWTVLNADGLRAIMHAIEETKSLDTKTIANYLVEMEPYPGLSGPLAWDEDGERVGSSYLTYRINENGNYDVVSK; this comes from the coding sequence ATGAGAAAACTTTTCACAACACTTGCAGTGTTATTTGCTGCAACTTTTTTTGTTTCAAGTACATATGCGGAGGATGTAATTAAAATAGGTGTTCAGGCTCCTATCACTGGCAGCTATGCCAATGAGGGGCAGGGGATTGACAAGGCAGTCAGACTTTTGGTTGAGCAGAAAAATGCAGAAGGCGGTCTTCTTGGCAAAAAAATAGAAGTGTATACTTGCGATGATGAAGGAACCGCTCAGGCAGCAGCCATCTGTGGTCGTGAACTTGTAAATAAAGGTGTAATTGCCGTTATCGGATCTTATACATCTACATGTGCACAGGCTGCGCAGAAAATATACTATAATGCCGGAGTACTGCAGACAAGTGACGGTACAGCTGATGCTTTGACTGAGAACAGCTATTGGACATTTTTTAGAAATTCCAACCCTAACAGTGCAGAAGCAGTGTACACAGCTGAATGGATGGTAAACAAGAAAAAATATGACAGAATTGCAGTTATCACGGATTATTCCACTTTCGCTCAGGGGCTTGGTAATGCTGTAGTGGAAGAAGTCAAGAAATTAGGCGGAAACATTATTTACACTGGAAAAATCAAGGCTAATTCTCAAAATTATACTCCTATACTTACAAAAATAAAGTCATTGAATCCTGATGTGATATACTTCAGCGGTTATTACAGCGACGGCGGACTTTTGAGAGCTCAGCAGAAGCAGTTGGGAATTAATGCTGATTTTATCGGCGGCGATGCCAACGACAACCCTGACTTTGTAAAGCTGGCCGGTTCAGCTGCTGAAGGCGCTTATATCATTAACGTTCCCACTCCGGAACTTCTCCCTTATGATGTAGCCAAAAAGTTTCTTGCCTCCTACAAAGAAAAATACAATGAAATGCCCCCAAGCATCTGGACTGTTTTGAATGCAGACGGTCTCAGAGCCATTATGCACGCAATTGAAGAAACAAAGTCTTTAGATACAAAAACAATCGCAAACTATCTGGTGGAAATGGAGCCTTATCCCGGTTTAAGCGGCCCGCTCGCATGGGATGAAGACGGAGAGCGTGTTGGAAGTTCGTACTTAACTTACAGAATCAATGAGAACGGAAATTACGACGTAGTAAGTAAATAA